One window from the genome of Spirosoma rhododendri encodes:
- a CDS encoding DUF547 domain-containing protein — protein sequence MRLFMLPRLLILLFMILPLLAQAGSPPSHAIWDGLLKKHVDGRGLVDYKGLKRDEALLNQYLDLLSRTPPAASWSVNEKMAYWINAYNAFTVRLILNHYPLKSIKDIGPAVQIPFVNTPWTEKFFTIGGQKMSLDNIEHGTLRKQFTEPRIHFALVCAARSCPRLRNEAYTPARLAGQLNEQGVGFLNDPTKNAVTPGRASLSKLFDWYNRDFEKNSRSVVYWVNRYSQTKINADTPVSYLDYDWRLNEQ from the coding sequence ATGCGCTTGTTTATGTTGCCCCGCCTGCTCATTCTTCTGTTTATGATCTTGCCACTGCTTGCACAGGCCGGCTCGCCACCCAGCCACGCAATCTGGGACGGTTTGCTGAAGAAACACGTCGACGGACGGGGATTAGTTGACTACAAGGGGCTGAAGCGCGACGAAGCACTCCTCAACCAATACCTCGATTTACTGAGCCGTACGCCACCGGCCGCAAGCTGGTCGGTCAATGAAAAAATGGCGTACTGGATCAATGCGTACAATGCGTTTACAGTACGGCTGATCCTGAACCACTATCCGTTGAAAAGTATCAAAGACATCGGCCCAGCGGTTCAGATTCCGTTTGTTAACACGCCGTGGACCGAGAAGTTTTTCACGATTGGCGGCCAGAAAATGAGCCTCGACAATATTGAGCACGGCACATTACGCAAGCAGTTTACCGAACCCCGTATTCATTTCGCGCTGGTGTGTGCCGCCCGCTCCTGCCCCCGTCTGCGCAACGAAGCCTACACCCCGGCCCGGCTTGCCGGGCAACTTAACGAACAGGGCGTTGGCTTTCTGAACGACCCGACGAAGAACGCCGTAACGCCCGGCCGCGCCAGTTTGTCGAAGCTGTTTGACTGGTACAACCGTGATTTTGAGAAAAACAGCCGGTCGGTCGTTTATTGGGTGAACCGATACTCCCAAACAAAAATCAACGCCGACACGCCCGTTTCTTATCTGGACTACGACTGGCGGCTTAACGAGCAGTGA
- a CDS encoding SDR family oxidoreductase, with protein MNLDLTNRTALVCGSTQGIGRASAVELAKLGANVVLMARNEETLQQTLQTLDTGSGQTHQYLVADFSQPGAVAEVIQRYLANGGEIQVLINNTGGPAGGPLVDATADAFVQTFQAHLLNNQALVQAVLPGMKRVGYGRIINIISTSVKQPIVGLGVSNTIRGAVAQWSKTLSLEIARSGVTVNNVLPGYTQTARLTSVIRMQAENSGQSEKEVAEKMQRDIPTGRFVTAEEVAAAVAFLCTPAAASINGINVPVDGGRTGSL; from the coding sequence ATGAATCTCGATTTAACAAACAGAACGGCATTGGTCTGCGGCAGCACACAGGGTATTGGCCGCGCGTCGGCGGTAGAACTGGCAAAACTGGGAGCTAATGTGGTGCTGATGGCCCGCAATGAGGAAACGCTGCAACAAACGCTACAGACACTCGACACCGGCAGCGGTCAGACCCACCAGTACCTTGTCGCCGACTTCAGTCAGCCGGGTGCCGTTGCTGAAGTCATACAGCGTTATCTGGCGAATGGTGGCGAGATACAGGTACTTATCAACAACACGGGTGGCCCGGCGGGTGGCCCGTTAGTCGATGCAACGGCGGATGCGTTTGTGCAGACGTTCCAGGCTCATTTGCTGAACAATCAGGCACTGGTGCAGGCCGTATTGCCGGGTATGAAGCGAGTGGGCTACGGGCGCATCATAAACATCATCAGCACATCGGTCAAGCAGCCGATTGTGGGGCTGGGGGTGTCGAACACAATTCGGGGGGCGGTGGCACAGTGGAGCAAAACGCTGTCGCTGGAGATTGCCCGGTCTGGCGTTACTGTCAACAATGTGCTGCCCGGCTACACGCAGACGGCCCGGCTGACGTCGGTGATTCGTATGCAGGCGGAAAACAGTGGGCAATCGGAAAAGGAGGTAGCTGAAAAAATGCAGCGCGACATACCAACCGGGCGGTTCGTAACAGCGGAAGAAGTCGCTGCGGCCGTAGCGTTTCTGTGCACACCAGCCGCAGCATCGATCAATGGCATCAACGTACCCGTCGACGGCGGACGAACGGGCAGTCTGTAA
- a CDS encoding response regulator transcription factor, which translates to MRKIRLALCDDHTLFRVGMATLLGQIQDFELVLEAANGQELIDRAARKMPDVVLLDLQMPVMDGTATADYFRETYPLVKIIILTMHDEDRMVLHLLEKGVSGYLLKDADADEVEKAIRKVMDDGVYLNDFVSRAMLRRMTSKSNSPTKPTSAFYNSKILLSDREKEVLSLLCDGLSTNEISEKVFLSPRTVEGHRLRILEKTGTKNTAGMVAYAFRNNLV; encoded by the coding sequence ATGCGAAAAATTCGACTTGCTCTCTGCGACGATCATACACTTTTCCGAGTGGGCATGGCAACCCTGCTAGGCCAGATTCAGGATTTTGAACTGGTGCTGGAAGCCGCCAATGGCCAGGAACTTATCGACCGGGCGGCCCGCAAAATGCCAGATGTCGTGCTGCTCGATTTGCAGATGCCCGTGATGGATGGCACCGCTACCGCCGATTATTTTCGGGAGACATACCCGCTGGTGAAAATCATCATACTGACCATGCACGACGAAGATCGTATGGTGCTCCACCTGCTCGAAAAAGGCGTCAGCGGCTACCTACTGAAAGACGCCGACGCCGACGAAGTAGAGAAAGCCATTCGCAAAGTGATGGACGATGGCGTGTATCTGAACGATTTCGTGTCGCGCGCCATGCTTCGCCGAATGACCAGCAAATCCAACAGCCCGACGAAGCCGACCAGCGCGTTTTACAACAGTAAGATTTTGCTGTCGGATCGGGAAAAGGAAGTACTGTCACTGCTTTGCGACGGCCTGTCGACCAACGAAATCAGCGAAAAGGTTTTCCTTAGCCCCCGCACGGTCGAAGGCCACCGCCTGCGTATTCTGGAAAAAACGGGCACCAAAAATACGGCGGGTATGGTCGCCTATGCCTTCCGCAACAACCTCGTCTAG
- a CDS encoding sensor histidine kinase, translating into MHHFYSSYHATAMLLMSTGLTVAVGSAVLLSMAVFIIVFVAYYQQKQAKQQLALKEIQEQHRLELMAATFRGQEAERQRLAEDLHDSIGTMLSVTKMSLNQLNRQLDDAANRQEQFVKTRDMLDETMTNVRRISRDLVPTVLQRFGLLAALDELADRATTDELRVVLDCPGPVDHLPPALQLTFYRIAQELLNNAIRHARAQLITIQLYCVDHEARMSILDDGIGFDFDAIMEDKKAGLGLRNIESRLNVVAGHVTFDVAPGRGSRIHAQVNLNDPLLATLTN; encoded by the coding sequence GTGCATCATTTCTATTCTTCCTACCACGCTACTGCGATGTTGCTAATGAGCACTGGTCTGACAGTTGCTGTCGGTTCAGCCGTTTTGCTGAGCATGGCGGTGTTCATTATTGTTTTCGTTGCCTACTACCAGCAGAAGCAGGCAAAGCAACAACTGGCGCTCAAGGAAATTCAGGAACAGCACCGGCTTGAGTTAATGGCCGCTACGTTTCGCGGGCAGGAAGCCGAGCGGCAACGACTCGCCGAAGACCTGCACGATAGCATCGGCACCATGCTGTCGGTGACGAAGATGAGCCTCAACCAGCTGAATCGGCAGCTCGATGACGCGGCAAACCGGCAGGAACAGTTCGTGAAAACCCGCGATATGCTCGATGAAACGATGACCAACGTCCGGCGTATAAGCCGCGACCTCGTCCCGACGGTTCTGCAACGGTTTGGTCTGCTGGCAGCCCTCGACGAACTGGCCGACCGGGCCACGACCGATGAACTACGCGTGGTTCTCGACTGCCCCGGCCCGGTCGACCACTTACCGCCCGCCCTGCAACTCACGTTTTACCGCATCGCGCAGGAGCTGCTCAACAACGCCATCCGCCACGCCCGCGCCCAACTCATCACGATTCAGCTATACTGCGTTGACCACGAAGCCCGCATGTCGATACTGGACGATGGCATTGGGTTCGATTTCGACGCGATTATGGAGGACAAAAAGGCCGGGCTGGGCCTGCGTAACATCGAAAGCCGGCTGAATGTCGTAGCTGGGCATGTTACGTTCGACGTGGCACCGGGTCGGGGCTCACGAATTCACGCGCAGGTAAATCTGAACGATCCGCTGCTGGCAACGCTGACAAACTAA